In one Echinicola marina genomic region, the following are encoded:
- a CDS encoding ribonuclease H1 domain-containing protein, whose amino-acid sequence MSKKKKKYYVVWKGSKTGILNSWEECKNSIHGFKGAEYKSFKTLELAQKAYSESYSEYKGKEIFESTLTKEQLELIGKPILNSVSVDAACSGNPGVVEYQCVDTKTKEQIFHFGPLYESTNNVGEFLGLVHTLAHMKKTNDTRPIYTDSKTAISWVKGKTYRTNLDKNEINVKSFELMDRAVKWLENNEIRNEIKKWETQAWGEIPADFGRK is encoded by the coding sequence ATGAGTAAAAAGAAGAAGAAATATTACGTTGTTTGGAAAGGTTCAAAAACTGGGATTTTAAACTCTTGGGAAGAATGTAAAAATTCTATTCATGGGTTTAAAGGAGCAGAATATAAATCCTTCAAGACACTTGAACTAGCTCAAAAAGCCTATTCAGAAAGTTATTCAGAATACAAAGGAAAAGAGATTTTTGAAAGTACACTTACAAAAGAACAACTTGAACTAATTGGTAAACCCATCTTAAATTCAGTTTCTGTTGATGCTGCATGCAGTGGAAACCCGGGAGTAGTTGAATATCAATGTGTAGACACAAAAACCAAAGAGCAAATATTTCACTTTGGCCCACTTTACGAGTCTACCAATAACGTAGGAGAATTTTTAGGACTAGTTCATACTCTGGCACATATGAAGAAAACAAATGATACAAGACCAATATATACAGATAGTAAAACAGCTATTAGTTGGGTAAAAGGTAAGACGTATAGAACAAACCTTGATAAAAACGAAATAAATGTTAAATCATTTGAATTAATGGATAGGGCTGTGAAATGGCTTGAGAATAATGAAATTAGAAATGAGATTAAAAAATGGGAAACTCAAGCTTGGGGAGAGATACCTGCTGATTTCGGAAGAAAATAA
- a CDS encoding MepB family protein, translating into MIELETLNKNLIEVKTKIYNKLSLNISNVNNELEGTKYDACQFELNGMKIISRSSKITPKKIGQFVTFWKRNQNGETEPYSQNDQFDYYLINVKSGDRFGQFVFPKSELINKGFITTEKKDGKRGFRVYPIWDKTLNKQAEKTQKWQLNYFYEIDKTTDLKKVNELYKK; encoded by the coding sequence ATGATTGAACTTGAAACTCTGAATAAAAATCTAATTGAGGTTAAAACAAAAATTTATAACAAATTATCTCTCAATATCTCCAACGTGAATAATGAACTTGAAGGAACCAAATATGACGCTTGCCAATTTGAACTGAATGGAATGAAAATAATTTCAAGAAGTTCAAAAATAACACCTAAAAAAATTGGACAATTTGTGACTTTCTGGAAGCGAAATCAAAACGGAGAAACAGAACCTTACTCTCAAAATGACCAATTTGATTATTATTTAATCAATGTAAAATCCGGAGACCGTTTTGGACAATTTGTGTTTCCGAAGTCTGAATTAATCAACAAAGGTTTCATAACCACCGAGAAAAAGGATGGAAAAAGAGGCTTCAGAGTTTATCCAATTTGGGATAAAACGCTGAATAAACAAGCGGAAAAAACTCAGAAATGGCAGTTGAACTATTTTTATGAGATTGATAAAACGACTGATTTGAAGAAAGTAAACGAATTATATAAAAAATAA
- the istA gene encoding IS21 family transposase: protein MAGKTITMSNLKQIIRHRDNGMALQTISKTLGIARNTVKKYLQLIDSKGFSYGELLSMNDEELDALLSDPDHVSGERYQELISFFPYMEPELKRTGVNRWVLWGEYRQKHPDGYSYSQFCESFRQWRTGLSASMRIEHVPGDKFYIDFTGDRLSIVDPVTGELTDLEVYVATLGASQYSYVEAIPSQRKEDFIAATENALHYLGGVPRALVPDNLKSAVTKADKYEPAINPDFLDFANHYGCVVFPARSRKPQDKALVEKTVSIVYSRIYAPLRNKVYHDINTLNADIRHYLNIHNNTPFQKRPETRKELFDREEKGTLAPLPAERYELKQFKYATVTKTSHISLNPENHYYSIPYRYIGKKVKVVYSASYVSVFYDGERIAFHKRSLKERGYTTVQDHMPSAHRFVSDWNPEFFLNWAKGIHPEVRHYLQVILDSYPYPEQAYKSCLGILGYDKKAGRERLINAVIRAKHYNTYNYSVITRILNSGMDSIPLDTENKSDKSVDHENIRGAESFR from the coding sequence ATGGCAGGAAAAACGATAACCATGAGTAATCTCAAACAGATAATTCGCCACCGTGACAACGGAATGGCACTGCAGACCATCTCCAAAACCTTGGGAATTGCCCGGAACACGGTCAAGAAGTACCTTCAGCTGATTGATTCCAAAGGTTTTTCTTACGGAGAGCTTTTGTCCATGAATGACGAAGAGCTTGATGCCCTACTTTCTGATCCGGACCATGTTTCAGGGGAGCGGTACCAGGAGCTTATATCTTTTTTTCCCTATATGGAACCGGAGCTTAAACGGACCGGTGTGAACCGTTGGGTCCTGTGGGGAGAATACAGACAAAAACATCCTGACGGATACAGTTACTCACAGTTCTGTGAAAGCTTCAGGCAGTGGCGTACCGGTCTATCTGCCAGTATGAGAATTGAACATGTTCCGGGAGATAAATTCTATATAGACTTTACGGGTGATAGGCTGTCCATAGTAGATCCTGTAACAGGTGAACTCACTGATCTGGAAGTGTATGTTGCCACACTCGGAGCCAGTCAATACAGCTATGTAGAAGCCATTCCCTCCCAAAGAAAAGAAGACTTCATAGCAGCCACTGAAAATGCTTTACATTACCTGGGCGGTGTTCCCAGGGCCCTGGTGCCCGACAACCTCAAAAGCGCGGTCACCAAAGCCGACAAGTATGAACCGGCCATCAACCCCGATTTCCTGGACTTTGCCAACCATTACGGCTGTGTGGTCTTTCCGGCAAGGAGCAGGAAGCCGCAGGACAAGGCCTTGGTGGAAAAGACCGTCAGCATTGTCTACAGCAGGATATACGCCCCGCTCAGAAACAAAGTTTACCATGACATCAATACACTGAATGCGGATATACGGCACTACCTCAATATCCATAACAATACCCCTTTCCAGAAAAGACCGGAAACAAGGAAGGAGCTTTTCGACAGGGAAGAAAAGGGAACCCTGGCCCCCCTGCCTGCCGAAAGATATGAACTCAAACAGTTCAAGTATGCCACCGTCACTAAAACCTCCCACATATCCCTGAACCCTGAAAACCATTATTATTCTATTCCCTACAGGTATATCGGCAAAAAAGTCAAGGTTGTGTACTCAGCCAGTTACGTTTCTGTTTTCTACGATGGGGAAAGGATCGCTTTTCATAAAAGAAGCCTTAAGGAGCGCGGATACACTACGGTCCAGGACCATATGCCTTCAGCCCACAGGTTTGTAAGTGACTGGAACCCTGAATTCTTCCTGAACTGGGCAAAAGGGATACATCCTGAAGTCCGGCATTATTTACAGGTTATCCTCGACAGTTACCCGTATCCGGAACAGGCCTATAAAAGCTGTCTGGGGATTTTGGGATATGATAAAAAGGCAGGCAGGGAAAGGCTCATAAACGCAGTAATACGTGCCAAACACTACAACACTTATAATTATTCGGTCATCACCAGAATACTCAACAGCGGGATGGATTCAATCCCTTTAGATACTGAAAACAAGTCCGATAAATCAGTTGACCACGAAAACATAAGGGGAGCGGAAAGCTTCAGGTAA
- the istB gene encoding IS21-like element helper ATPase IstB has product MTQSIALNQMSKMKFHGMMEAYKTILDSNKHHDLNPEELINHLLQAEWEERENRKINRLYKTAKFRYSATVEELEFSPNRGLDKMQVLRLADMSFIKRKENILITGATGAGKSYIASALGNQACMQGVRTQYYNTTKLFPKLKMLKADGSYIKEIARIEKQDLLILDDFGIQQLDEMARMALLEIIEDRHGRASTIVVSQLPVTKWFETIGDSTIADAVLDRLVHTAHRIELKGESMRKKQ; this is encoded by the coding sequence ATGACACAGAGCATCGCATTGAACCAGATGTCCAAAATGAAGTTTCACGGAATGATGGAAGCATACAAAACCATTCTGGACAGCAACAAACATCATGATCTCAATCCCGAAGAGCTTATAAACCATCTCTTGCAGGCAGAATGGGAAGAAAGAGAGAACAGGAAAATCAACAGACTGTACAAAACGGCAAAGTTCAGGTACAGTGCCACTGTTGAAGAGCTTGAGTTCTCTCCAAACCGGGGGCTGGATAAAATGCAGGTCCTCAGACTTGCTGATATGTCCTTTATTAAACGAAAAGAAAACATACTGATCACAGGAGCAACAGGGGCCGGCAAAAGCTACATTGCTTCGGCCCTGGGAAACCAAGCCTGTATGCAAGGGGTCAGAACCCAATATTATAATACCACCAAGCTGTTCCCGAAACTCAAAATGCTGAAAGCTGACGGCTCATATATCAAAGAGATAGCGAGAATAGAAAAACAGGATTTATTGATCCTGGATGACTTCGGCATTCAGCAACTGGATGAAATGGCAAGAATGGCCCTGCTTGAAATCATAGAAGACCGCCATGGAAGGGCTTCAACAATAGTGGTATCACAACTTCCGGTTACAAAATGGTTCGAAACCATAGGTGACAGTACCATAGCCGACGCTGTTCTCGACAGACTGGTGCACACCGCACACAGAATCGAGCTAAAAGGAGAATCAATGAGAAAAAAACAATAA
- a CDS encoding GlcG/HbpS family heme-binding protein, which yields MNITLEQAEKAIVAAKQKATAIDTKMNIAVVDAGANLVAFGRMDGAWLGSLDISIKKAKTARYFDMNTGSIGELSQPGQPLFNIEHSNNGLITFPGGVPIKNANGEIIGAIGVSGSTVENDHTVAEAGASAI from the coding sequence ATGAACATTACATTAGAACAAGCAGAAAAAGCAATTGTAGCAGCAAAACAAAAAGCTACGGCAATTGACACAAAAATGAATATTGCAGTTGTAGATGCTGGAGCAAATTTAGTAGCATTTGGAAGAATGGATGGTGCTTGGTTAGGCTCACTTGACATATCTATCAAAAAAGCAAAAACAGCTCGTTACTTTGATATGAATACTGGAAGTATTGGAGAGTTATCTCAACCAGGACAGCCATTATTTAACATTGAGCATTCAAATAATGGATTGATTACTTTTCCAGGTGGTGTGCCAATTAAAAACGCAAATGGCGAAATTATTGGAGCAATTGGAGTAAGCGGAAGTACGGTTGAAAACGACCATACTGTTGCAGAAGCTGGAGCATCAGCAATTTAA
- a CDS encoding helix-turn-helix domain-containing protein, whose product MPIENIPEIYIKDDQKKSDLFMYDFKMTNDVVKSKVNLGMNMFSFLQVGKKQVHFAGTTVAVNKDQSLLLKKGNWLWTELLDTEAIYYCKLFFFSEKKLKEFIEKHKKNSKIVKEETPYFIIRNDSYISSYLNSLTTISEAPTVFADNLLSVKFEELMLYLLQKYGRKFELFLHSLIIKETSPFKKIVESKIYSNLKLEEIAFLCNMSLSTFKRHFIKEYKTSPGKWLQDKRLQKAKETLELDNLKPSDIYLDFGYNNLSNFSIAFKNKFGINPSEITS is encoded by the coding sequence ATGCCAATAGAAAACATACCTGAAATTTACATTAAGGACGATCAAAAAAAATCTGATTTGTTCATGTATGACTTTAAAATGACCAATGATGTTGTTAAAAGTAAGGTCAATTTAGGAATGAATATGTTTAGCTTTTTACAAGTTGGGAAAAAGCAAGTACACTTTGCAGGAACAACAGTTGCAGTTAACAAAGACCAATCTTTATTATTAAAAAAAGGAAATTGGCTTTGGACAGAATTACTAGATACAGAGGCTATTTATTATTGTAAACTCTTCTTCTTTTCAGAAAAAAAATTGAAAGAGTTTATAGAAAAGCACAAAAAAAATAGCAAAATAGTAAAAGAAGAAACACCTTATTTCATAATTAGAAATGACTCATACATTAGTTCATATCTAAATTCACTAACTACAATTAGTGAAGCACCAACAGTTTTTGCTGATAATTTACTTTCAGTCAAATTTGAAGAATTAATGCTTTATCTTTTACAAAAATATGGAAGAAAATTTGAACTATTCCTACATTCTTTAATAATTAAAGAAACTTCACCTTTTAAAAAAATTGTAGAAAGCAAAATATATTCAAATCTAAAGCTAGAAGAAATTGCTTTTTTATGTAATATGAGTTTATCTACTTTTAAACGCCATTTTATTAAAGAATATAAAACATCACCCGGAAAATGGCTTCAGGACAAACGACTTCAAAAAGCAAAAGAAACTTTAGAGCTCGATAATTTAAAACCTTCCGACATCTATTTGGATTTTGGCTATAACAATCTTTCAAACTTTAGTATTGCCTTTAAAAACAAATTCGGAATTAATCCAAGTGAAATAACTTCATAA
- a CDS encoding zinc-binding alcohol dehydrogenase family protein, whose translation MKAIGFKTSLPISQADSFIQFEKETPVPKGYELLVKIQAVSINPVDYKIRQNSLKDKISDNPKIIGWDAVGVVEAVGENATLFKKGDNVFYAGDITKDGSYQEFQLVDERIVGFSPNNIPIEASAAIPLTSLTAFEILFDRMQLSAENDNGKSILIIGGAGGVGSVAIQIAKNILGLKVIATASREKSIEWCKKMGADFVVNHKNLVQEMKSIGYETVDFIVDFVDLNQYWNTMVQLIKPQGKVGSISDPTEPVNLRQLKSKSVSFHWELMFTRSMFQTNDMVQQHRILNQISKWLDDGILQSTLTTTLQGFSVENFKNAHTQLESGTTIGKLVIKY comes from the coding sequence ATGAAAGCAATAGGATTTAAAACAAGTTTACCAATTTCACAAGCAGACAGTTTCATACAATTTGAAAAAGAAACACCAGTGCCAAAAGGGTATGAATTGTTGGTGAAAATACAAGCTGTATCAATAAACCCTGTGGACTATAAGATACGCCAGAATAGTCTGAAAGATAAAATCTCAGACAATCCCAAAATTATAGGTTGGGACGCTGTTGGTGTTGTTGAAGCGGTTGGAGAAAACGCCACTTTGTTTAAAAAGGGTGACAACGTTTTTTATGCAGGAGATATAACAAAGGACGGTAGTTATCAAGAATTTCAATTAGTTGATGAAAGAATTGTAGGGTTCTCTCCTAATAATATCCCAATTGAGGCATCTGCTGCTATACCGCTTACTTCATTGACAGCTTTTGAAATATTATTTGACAGAATGCAATTAAGTGCAGAAAATGACAATGGGAAATCAATTTTAATTATCGGCGGTGCTGGCGGCGTTGGCTCGGTAGCTATACAGATTGCTAAAAATATTTTAGGTTTAAAAGTAATTGCCACTGCATCAAGAGAAAAATCAATAGAATGGTGTAAAAAAATGGGGGCTGATTTTGTAGTAAATCATAAAAACTTAGTACAAGAGATGAAAAGCATCGGCTATGAAACTGTGGATTTTATTGTGGACTTTGTGGACCTAAATCAATATTGGAATACAATGGTGCAATTAATAAAACCACAAGGGAAAGTTGGTTCGATTAGCGACCCGACTGAGCCTGTAAATTTACGTCAATTAAAAAGTAAAAGTGTAAGTTTTCATTGGGAGTTAATGTTTACCCGCTCTATGTTTCAAACTAATGATATGGTACAGCAACATCGCATCCTTAATCAAATTTCAAAGTGGTTAGATGATGGGATATTACAATCTACCTTAACGACCACATTGCAAGGTTTTTCGGTTGAAAACTTCAAAAATGCACATACTCAATTAGAGAGTGGCACCACAATTGGAAAATTAGTAATTAAGTATTAA
- a CDS encoding DUF262 domain-containing protein: MEASTTIKQMLAGNRIFVPTYQRAYSWDTELEKSNLPKQINVFLSDLEDYNRSTTKSKYYFGHFLFEEQTENKFGVIDGQQRMTTIVIFLSALFTRLKQIRPLTEKEEESFEDIIKRKSTYRFETVDYDKQLFKDYVIDQIKKDKNGLETESAIRIVTAFDFFTSHLADKDESYLLKMLDTIQNASCTTHPVKDESEAIQMFIFQNNRGKKPSNLEIIKAQFMFNVHLYGGEEKEALIEEIKTRFEKIYKSISSIEYRINEDDVLVYTLRVHFNSLWETNAVDKINKLLSEENPIPFIKSFTQSLATSFEHLTTFFGKDERENLEIHSLITLGGIGIAMPFIIKAYKFGLSINQINQLCNKLESMVLRHRLIGTRADITSRLNGVYKDFTNENPDIQPIVDRIEWMKNVSSDSWWWAYWNNNELERSIQGGLNHSIAKYLLWKYENHLESQGKSGYTPTRFDKIVSPELEHIAPQTENPETGYDSYDEEFRNQFINCLGNYLLLSKSHNCSVGNKPFKEKRDSYTHLEQQREIQRMTTDNQTWTRGLIQERKNKIIVFIMKEI; encoded by the coding sequence ATGGAAGCATCAACCACTATAAAACAGATGTTGGCGGGAAATCGAATATTTGTGCCAACCTACCAAAGAGCATATTCTTGGGATACAGAACTTGAAAAATCAAATCTGCCAAAACAAATAAACGTTTTCCTCTCTGACTTAGAAGACTATAATCGAAGTACAACCAAATCAAAATATTACTTCGGACACTTTCTTTTTGAAGAACAAACAGAGAATAAATTTGGCGTTATTGACGGCCAGCAGAGAATGACGACTATCGTTATATTTCTTTCAGCTTTATTCACAAGACTAAAGCAAATCAGACCTCTAACTGAAAAGGAAGAAGAATCTTTTGAAGACATCATCAAGAGAAAATCAACTTATCGTTTTGAGACCGTAGATTATGACAAACAGCTTTTTAAGGACTATGTAATTGACCAAATCAAGAAAGATAAAAACGGACTTGAAACGGAATCAGCTATACGCATTGTAACCGCATTTGACTTCTTTACTTCACATTTAGCGGACAAAGATGAATCGTATTTGCTAAAAATGTTGGACACAATTCAAAATGCTTCGTGTACTACACATCCAGTCAAAGACGAATCGGAAGCAATCCAAATGTTCATTTTTCAGAACAATAGGGGAAAAAAGCCTTCCAACTTAGAAATAATCAAAGCTCAATTTATGTTCAACGTCCATTTATACGGTGGCGAAGAAAAAGAAGCTTTGATTGAAGAAATTAAAACACGTTTCGAGAAAATTTATAAATCCATTTCTTCAATTGAGTATAGAATTAACGAAGATGATGTTTTAGTCTATACGCTTCGAGTTCATTTCAATTCCCTTTGGGAAACAAATGCAGTTGACAAAATCAACAAACTGCTATCTGAAGAAAATCCAATCCCATTCATCAAGTCATTTACTCAATCACTTGCTACAAGTTTTGAGCATTTAACAACATTCTTTGGGAAAGATGAACGTGAGAATTTAGAAATTCATTCACTGATTACTCTTGGTGGAATCGGTATTGCAATGCCATTTATCATTAAAGCATACAAATTTGGATTGTCTATTAATCAAATCAATCAGCTATGTAATAAATTGGAATCAATGGTATTACGTCATAGACTGATTGGAACGAGAGCAGACATTACATCTCGACTAAATGGCGTTTACAAAGACTTCACAAACGAAAATCCAGATATTCAACCAATCGTTGACAGAATTGAATGGATGAAAAATGTGTCGTCAGACTCTTGGTGGTGGGCATATTGGAATAACAATGAATTGGAACGTTCAATTCAAGGTGGTTTAAATCACAGCATTGCAAAGTATCTGTTATGGAAATATGAAAATCATTTAGAAAGTCAAGGAAAAAGCGGTTACACACCAACTCGTTTTGACAAAATTGTAAGTCCTGAATTAGAACATATTGCCCCACAGACTGAAAATCCTGAAACAGGCTATGACAGCTATGACGAAGAATTTAGAAATCAATTCATAAACTGTTTAGGCAACTACCTTTTGCTATCCAAATCACATAATTGTTCAGTTGGGAATAAACCATTCAAAGAAAAGCGAGACAGTTACACTCATTTGGAACAGCAAAGAGAAATTCAAAGAATGACGACTGATAATCAAACTTGGACAAGAGGCCTAATCCAAGAGAGAAAAAACAAGATTATTGTGTTCATAATGAAAGAAATATAA
- a CDS encoding cupin domain-containing protein, protein METLNMNETFIHILKGNKISNGDERDIQNVCSLSFFKIDNPTDTHPNQWEIHPDGDELLLVTNGKLEVEIVTGTNYLKVVPHNPEIKKVIVNSGESIIVKKGHWHRLLLQKPTSLIVAGFRENSKLSPVI, encoded by the coding sequence ATGGAAACCTTAAATATGAATGAAACATTTATCCACATCCTTAAAGGAAATAAAATCTCCAACGGCGATGAACGTGATATACAAAATGTATGCTCCCTTTCTTTTTTTAAGATAGATAATCCTACCGATACCCATCCGAACCAGTGGGAAATTCATCCTGATGGTGATGAGCTGCTACTTGTAACCAATGGAAAGTTAGAAGTTGAAATTGTAACCGGAACGAACTATCTAAAAGTGGTTCCCCACAATCCCGAAATCAAAAAGGTGATTGTAAATAGTGGAGAATCAATAATCGTAAAAAAAGGACATTGGCATAGGCTGTTATTACAAAAGCCAACAAGCCTGATTGTCGCAGGCTTTAGAGAAAATTCAAAATTATCGCCAGTAATTTAA
- a CDS encoding helix-turn-helix domain-containing protein produces MAIELFDIDKGYALFSKSNYQTKKHTHYAIEVVRCTKGFFNIATTSEHTNIKSVIIPPNLPHSFNCLKAECDLLFVDPLSDMGKYVMESFNLASHKDVIINPTELNQFLNNGTFNIASILNSSETYPRKSLDDRILKCIDAINSLITESKITITQLSEVSLLSESRLAHLFKEQLGISVHQCILWKKLCLAMLKSREGYTLTESAHYVGFSDSSHFNKVFYKMFGINPFFVLKS; encoded by the coding sequence TTGGCGATAGAATTATTTGATATTGATAAAGGGTATGCCCTCTTTTCCAAAAGTAACTACCAAACTAAAAAACATACGCACTACGCCATCGAAGTGGTTAGATGTACTAAAGGCTTTTTTAACATAGCAACAACTTCTGAACACACAAATATTAAGAGTGTTATCATTCCTCCAAATCTGCCCCATAGTTTTAACTGCCTGAAAGCCGAATGCGATTTGTTGTTTGTTGACCCACTTTCCGATATGGGCAAATATGTTATGGAATCATTCAATTTGGCATCCCATAAAGATGTAATCATAAACCCAACGGAATTAAACCAATTTCTGAATAATGGTACATTTAACATCGCATCTATTTTAAACAGCTCCGAGACATATCCTCGGAAGAGCTTGGATGATAGAATCCTTAAATGCATTGATGCGATTAATTCTCTCATCACAGAAAGCAAAATAACCATTACACAATTGTCTGAAGTATCCCTATTGTCTGAAAGCAGGCTTGCACACCTCTTTAAAGAACAGTTAGGGATTTCAGTACACCAATGTATTCTTTGGAAAAAATTATGCTTGGCAATGCTGAAATCCAGGGAAGGGTACACTCTAACCGAAAGTGCCCATTACGTTGGTTTCTCCGACTCCTCTCATTTCAACAAAGTATTTTACAAAATGTTCGGAATCAATCCTTTTTTCGTGCTTAAAAGTTAG
- a CDS encoding IS110 family RNA-guided transposase produces MEQEIISMEVVNPQAAGIDVGSRSHWVAVGQSEQDVREYGVFNQDLFAMAEWLGEKGTKTIAMESTGSYWQNLYAMLTAKGFEVILCNGKFTKNIKGKKTDVKDCQWIQKLHTLGLLTGSFLPEGKTEELRTYCRHRANLLHSAASASKKMQKYLRLLNFRLDVVVRDICGLTGLLIIRAICEGETNPQKLASLRHGNCRKSEEDIAKALQSNGRKDYLFALKQELETYDQTQEKIARCDKEIEKMLDDIINSDDNKRQHYIEAKPYKRVNKNTPKDIDLNLKAYRIFEGTDLLAIEGMSFSTVLALMSEVGIEGIRKFKTAKHFASWLRLAPNNKVSGGKVLSSKVPKGSNRLKIALRNAANAIGNLKDSTPLRDFFHRISFRKGRVSAISATARKLAVIIWNMVVKGVPYINPEGYLFLDQKRKLGLVKRIRKQIDKFGLTNEDLGLETVHV; encoded by the coding sequence ATGGAACAAGAAATCATCTCCATGGAAGTCGTCAACCCTCAGGCTGCGGGTATTGACGTCGGCAGTCGCTCCCACTGGGTTGCAGTGGGCCAGTCCGAACAGGACGTTCGGGAGTACGGGGTGTTCAATCAGGATTTATTTGCCATGGCAGAATGGTTGGGGGAAAAGGGAACGAAAACCATTGCCATGGAAAGCACGGGCAGCTATTGGCAAAATCTGTATGCGATGTTGACTGCCAAAGGTTTTGAAGTGATCCTGTGCAACGGAAAGTTCACCAAAAACATCAAGGGCAAGAAAACCGACGTGAAGGACTGTCAATGGATCCAGAAACTCCATACCCTTGGCCTGTTGACCGGAAGTTTCCTTCCCGAAGGCAAAACCGAAGAGCTTCGGACCTATTGTCGCCATCGGGCAAACCTTCTTCACTCTGCCGCCTCAGCATCAAAGAAAATGCAGAAATACCTCCGGCTGCTCAACTTTCGGTTGGATGTAGTAGTCAGGGATATCTGCGGACTTACCGGACTGCTGATCATCCGGGCCATCTGCGAAGGGGAAACCAACCCGCAGAAACTTGCTTCCCTGCGTCATGGAAACTGCCGGAAAAGCGAAGAAGATATAGCCAAGGCCTTGCAGAGCAATGGAAGAAAAGATTACCTGTTTGCACTGAAACAGGAGCTGGAGACTTATGATCAGACCCAGGAAAAAATCGCCCGATGCGATAAAGAGATCGAGAAGATGCTGGATGATATCATCAATTCGGATGACAATAAGCGGCAGCACTATATAGAGGCAAAGCCCTACAAAAGGGTCAACAAAAACACCCCCAAGGACATCGACCTCAACCTGAAGGCTTACCGGATCTTTGAAGGAACTGACCTGTTGGCCATCGAAGGAATGAGTTTTTCGACGGTACTGGCCTTGATGAGCGAAGTAGGCATAGAGGGCATCAGAAAGTTTAAAACGGCCAAGCACTTCGCTTCCTGGCTGCGACTGGCACCGAACAACAAGGTGAGCGGAGGGAAGGTGCTCTCAAGTAAAGTTCCAAAAGGAAGTAACAGACTGAAAATCGCATTACGGAATGCGGCCAATGCCATTGGAAACCTGAAGGATTCTACACCACTAAGAGACTTCTTTCATAGAATAAGTTTTAGAAAAGGAAGGGTTTCGGCCATCAGTGCCACGGCCAGAAAGCTGGCCGTCATCATCTGGAACATGGTGGTGAAGGGAGTACCCTATATCAATCCGGAAGGTTATCTCTTCCTGGACCAGAAAAGAAAACTGGGTTTAGTTAAAAGGATTAGGAAGCAAATCGATAAATTCGGTCTGACAAATGAGGATTTGGGACTGGAAACAGTCCATGTTTAA